The Cucurbita pepo subsp. pepo cultivar mu-cu-16 chromosome LG08, ASM280686v2, whole genome shotgun sequence genome contains a region encoding:
- the LOC111800025 gene encoding 26S proteasome non-ATPase regulatory subunit 7 homolog A gives MDVIKTQQISSRPVEKVVVHPLVLLSIVDNYNRVAKESRKRVVGVLLGSSFKGTVDVSNSYAVPFEEDEKDPSIWFLDHNYHESMFSMFKRINAKEHIVGWYSTGPKLRENDLDIHQLFHNYVPNPVLVIIDVQPKELGIPTKAYYDVEEVKENATQKSQKIFVHVPSVIAAHEVEEIGVEHLLRDVKDTTISTLANEVTGKLTALKGLDARLREIRGYLDLVIDEKLPLNHEILYHLQDVFNLLPNLNVAELIKSFAVKTNDMMLVIYLSSLIRSVIALHNLINNKMLNKEHEKAEDAKPAIVPAVSGN, from the exons ATGGATGTGATCAAGACGCAGCAAATTTCATCGAGGCCAGTCGAGAAGGTTGTAGTCCACCCTCTGGTTTTACTCAGCATCGTTGATAACTACAACCGAGTCGCCAAGGAATCCCGTAAACGAGTTGTAGGAGTCCTACTTGGTAGCTCTTTCAAGGGCACCGTCGATGTCAGTAATAGCTATGCAG TGCCCTTTGAAGAAGACGAGAAAGATCCGAGCATATGGTTTCTTGACCACAACTATCACGAGTCGATGTTTTCAATGTTCAAGAGGATCAATG CTAAGGAGCACATCGTAGGTTGGTATAGCACAGGTCCAAAGCTACGGGAAAATGACCTAGATATTCACCAGTTGTTCCACAA ttatgtCCCAAATCCCGTGCTTGTGATTATTGATGTACAACCCAAGGAGCTGGGAATACCTACTAAAGCCTACTATGATGTTGAAGAAGTTAAAGAA AATGCTACCCAAAAAAGCCAGAAGATCTTTGTTCATGTACCTTCAGTTATTGCTGCCCACGAGGTCGAGGAAATTG GTGTGGAGCACTTACTAAGGGATGTGAAGGATACCACCATTAGTACACTTGCTAATGAG gttACAGGCAAACTTACTGCTTTAAAAGGTTTAGATGCACGACTACGTGAGATTCGGGGCTACCTCGATCTTGTTATTGATGAGAAGCTTCCATTAAACCACGAGATTCTTTACCATTTACAG GATGTGTTCAACCTTCTTCCAAATCTAAATGTGGCAGAATTGATAAAATCATTTGCAG TAAAAACCAATGATATGATGCTGGTTATTTATCTTTCCTCACTCATCCGGAGTGTCATTGCTCTACATAATTTAATCAACAACAAG ATGCTAAACAAAGAACACGAGAAGGCCGAGGACGCAAAACCCGCAATCGTCCCCGCCGTGTCTGGAAACTAA